In Methylobacterium aquaticum, the following are encoded in one genomic region:
- a CDS encoding GAF domain-containing protein, with product MQNDTPGTTVSDPARLAALDALAILDTTPEQGFDDIVRLATRLCATPVALVSLVAADRQWFKARVGFPPCETALNASVCAHALVEPDLLVIPDLTADPRTAANPLVTSEPNIRFYAGAPLRLAGGQVVGSLCVIDTAPRPKGLTPEQADDLRALARQVSALLDMRRDVARRDEILDNQRAELQQARRLDLLAKASSALVSATDPAAVLEPILAMGTQALGFDLCFIYDVDPEGRHLRLIQSVGTTDEQRAVLSCVDLDLPLCGIVVRTRRPLVLEAVQASTEPRYALAREAGFDAFAGYPIMSRGQLVGVVSFVSTREPAFDAGALTSFAALARLMSGVRERLDVDAVLRASDTRSRLAQEAANIGTFEVDVASGLARVSAEHCRIYGVPEAGVYSLETLTALAVPEDRGILSTQATIRDGTASTEVEYRIRRANDGALRWISRIGRFVRDDAGVVLRMVGTVQDITARKEAEAELRASEALARENIQRVQLALAAGAIIGTWHWDIPSDRFTIDDAFAHSFGLDPALGRDGIPLDQIVATVHPDDQAGLAGAINDAIARGGAYAHQYRVRRADGRYYWIEANGRVEQGPDGTPLSFPGVLLDVEERRAAQEALRASEAHWRGLFERLSEGFQLAEAIRDSAGDVADFRIIDINPAWTTQIGIPADQVVGHTARQLFGEAAQDWITAFAQVVETGESWGFTKQFAPNGRWYDGNAFKLEGDRFGVIFLDATARVSAENRRIALLALGDDLRDLTTVGAMTQAAAEIVGRTLGATRAGFGRIVGEVEFIDIEQDWTAPGQVSIAGRHRFDDYGDLRAHLARGEPLVIDDVTTDLRTRNAPGPMQAIGIGALINMPVRERGRAVAVFIVHDVQPRVWTAEELAFLRNVADRVEVGVARVRAEELQAVLNKELAHRLKNTLAIVQSIATQTLRGVSERDLVEAFERRVLALSRAHDVLILKSWSAAKLRAVMESVLSMQTDLDRFALEGPDMDISPQAALSLSLLLHELATNALKYGALSVQSGMVRVSWRTGGGAAPTLVLDWTETGGPVVMPPRNKGGFGSRLIRMGLLGTREADLDFKPTGLRAEFRAPLAEVQVQVH from the coding sequence GATACGACACCTGAGCAAGGGTTCGACGACATCGTTCGTCTGGCAACCCGTCTCTGCGCGACACCGGTCGCCCTCGTCAGCTTGGTGGCCGCGGATCGGCAATGGTTTAAGGCCCGCGTGGGCTTTCCGCCCTGCGAGACCGCGCTCAATGCGTCGGTCTGCGCTCACGCCCTCGTCGAACCCGATCTCCTCGTCATCCCCGATCTGACGGCAGACCCGCGCACAGCCGCGAACCCGCTCGTCACCAGCGAGCCCAACATCCGGTTCTATGCCGGCGCACCGCTGCGCCTGGCAGGCGGACAGGTCGTCGGCTCCTTATGCGTGATTGATACCGCACCCCGACCTAAAGGCTTGACGCCTGAGCAAGCCGACGACCTGCGCGCTCTTGCACGCCAGGTCTCGGCTCTCCTGGACATGCGCCGTGACGTCGCGCGTCGCGACGAGATCCTCGACAATCAACGCGCCGAACTGCAGCAGGCGCGACGCCTCGACCTCCTCGCCAAAGCCTCTTCCGCACTCGTCTCTGCGACTGATCCGGCGGCCGTGCTCGAACCGATCCTGGCCATGGGCACGCAGGCCTTGGGCTTCGATCTATGCTTCATCTACGATGTCGACCCCGAAGGCCGACACTTGCGGCTGATCCAGTCGGTTGGGACCACCGACGAACAGCGCGCCGTCTTGAGCTGCGTCGATCTCGATTTGCCATTATGCGGGATCGTCGTCCGAACACGGCGGCCCCTCGTGCTGGAGGCCGTGCAGGCGAGCACCGAGCCGCGCTATGCCCTTGCGCGCGAGGCAGGCTTCGACGCTTTCGCGGGCTACCCGATCATGAGCCGCGGCCAACTCGTCGGCGTGGTGTCGTTCGTCTCGACCCGCGAGCCCGCCTTCGACGCTGGAGCTCTGACCTCCTTCGCCGCCCTCGCCCGCCTGATGTCAGGCGTTCGGGAGCGCCTTGATGTGGATGCGGTGCTGCGGGCCAGCGACACCCGTTCGCGGCTCGCCCAGGAAGCCGCCAACATCGGCACCTTCGAGGTCGACGTCGCGAGCGGCCTTGCGCGCGTGTCGGCCGAGCATTGTCGGATCTACGGCGTGCCGGAGGCCGGGGTCTATTCGCTCGAGACGCTTACGGCCCTGGCCGTGCCCGAAGATCGCGGAATTCTGTCGACCCAGGCCACGATCCGGGACGGCACAGCCTCGACCGAGGTGGAGTACCGCATTCGGCGCGCGAATGACGGTGCCTTGCGCTGGATCTCGCGGATTGGACGCTTCGTGCGGGACGACGCCGGCGTCGTGCTGCGCATGGTCGGCACGGTGCAGGACATCACCGCCCGCAAGGAGGCTGAGGCGGAACTGCGGGCCAGCGAAGCCTTGGCTCGCGAGAACATCCAACGTGTTCAACTGGCCCTCGCGGCCGGTGCGATCATCGGCACGTGGCACTGGGACATACCGTCCGACCGGTTCACGATCGACGACGCCTTCGCCCACTCCTTCGGCCTCGATCCGGCACTTGGTCGAGATGGCATCCCGCTGGATCAAATCGTCGCCACCGTGCACCCGGACGACCAAGCGGGTCTGGCGGGGGCAATCAACGATGCCATCGCGCGAGGCGGGGCCTATGCGCACCAGTACCGGGTCCGGCGTGCGGACGGGCGCTACTACTGGATCGAGGCCAACGGGCGCGTCGAGCAGGGGCCGGACGGGACCCCGTTGAGCTTCCCCGGCGTCCTTCTGGACGTGGAGGAGCGGCGCGCGGCCCAGGAGGCGTTGCGGGCGAGCGAGGCGCATTGGCGGGGCCTTTTCGAGCGCCTGAGCGAAGGATTTCAGCTCGCCGAAGCGATCCGCGATAGCGCCGGCGACGTCGCCGACTTCCGAATCATCGACATCAACCCGGCTTGGACGACCCAGATTGGCATCCCGGCGGACCAGGTCGTCGGACACACCGCGCGCCAGCTGTTCGGCGAAGCCGCGCAGGACTGGATCACCGCGTTTGCCCAGGTGGTCGAGACCGGCGAATCATGGGGGTTCACCAAGCAGTTTGCCCCTAACGGTCGCTGGTACGACGGCAATGCGTTCAAGCTCGAAGGCGACCGCTTCGGAGTCATCTTCTTGGACGCGACCGCACGGGTCAGTGCGGAAAACCGCCGCATCGCGCTCCTGGCTCTCGGCGATGACCTGCGAGACCTGACCACGGTCGGCGCGATGACACAGGCCGCCGCCGAGATCGTCGGCCGCACATTGGGTGCGACCCGCGCAGGGTTCGGGCGCATCGTCGGCGAGGTCGAGTTCATCGACATCGAGCAGGACTGGACCGCGCCGGGCCAGGTCAGCATCGCCGGACGACACCGCTTCGACGATTACGGCGACCTGCGGGCCCACCTCGCTCGAGGCGAGCCGCTGGTCATCGACGACGTCACGACCGATCTACGCACCAGGAACGCCCCCGGCCCGATGCAGGCGATCGGCATCGGTGCCCTGATCAACATGCCGGTGCGCGAGCGCGGGCGTGCGGTTGCCGTGTTCATCGTCCACGACGTACAGCCGCGGGTCTGGACGGCCGAGGAACTGGCGTTCCTACGCAACGTCGCCGACCGGGTCGAAGTCGGTGTGGCGCGCGTGCGTGCCGAGGAACTGCAGGCGGTCCTGAATAAGGAGCTGGCGCACCGGCTGAAGAACACCCTCGCCATCGTGCAGTCGATCGCCACGCAGACCTTGCGCGGCGTGAGCGAGCGAGACCTGGTCGAGGCGTTCGAGCGCCGCGTGCTGGCCCTGTCCCGCGCTCACGATGTCCTAATTCTGAAGAGTTGGTCGGCCGCCAAGCTCCGCGCCGTGATGGAGAGCGTGCTGAGTATGCAGACGGACCTGGATCGGTTCGCGCTCGAGGGGCCGGACATGGACATCAGCCCGCAGGCGGCGCTGTCCCTGTCGCTGCTGCTGCATGAGCTCGCAACCAACGCCCTCAAGTACGGCGCGCTGTCCGTCCAGAGCGGAATGGTGCGCGTGAGTTGGCGGACCGGCGGCGGAGCGGCTCCGACGCTGGTCCTCGACTGGACCGAGACGGGCGGGCCGGTCGTGATGCCTCCGCGCAACAAAGGCGGCTTCGGGTCGCGCCTGATCCGCATGGGATTGCTCGGAACCCGTGAGGCCGACCTCGATTTTAAGCCCACGGGCCTCAGAGCTGAGTTCCGCGCGCCGCTCGCCGAAGTTCAAGTTCAGGTCCACTAG
- a CDS encoding response regulator, with protein MGQSHPPTLPRVLVVEDDPILMMALTEFVENAGCEAVEASSIIEAIQILEARTDIRTVFTDLDMRGSTAGMELALLIRDRWPPIELLMVSSQPWDPAQIPSRGIVLGKPFDRRKIEATLRRFAE; from the coding sequence ATGGGTCAGTCTCACCCCCCGACCTTGCCACGGGTTCTCGTCGTCGAAGACGACCCGATCCTGATGATGGCGCTGACCGAGTTCGTCGAGAACGCCGGCTGCGAAGCCGTCGAGGCCAGCAGCATCATCGAGGCCATCCAAATCCTAGAGGCCCGGACCGACATCCGTACGGTGTTCACCGACCTCGACATGCGCGGCTCGACGGCCGGAATGGAACTGGCGCTGCTCATCCGCGATCGTTGGCCACCGATCGAACTCCTGATGGTCTCCTCGCAACCGTGGGACCCTGCTCAGATCCCCTCGCGCGGGATTGTGCTCGGCAAGCCGTTCGACCGACGCAAGATCGAGGCGACGCTTCGACGGTTTGCCGAATAG
- a CDS encoding response regulator encodes MTLKPGAVALVAEDEPLVRMEAADVFGDAGFDVLEASTTPAALAYLEMHPEITLLFTDVVMPGPIDGLALAHEVGRRWPGVKIIIASGRITPDPAQLPDGARFLEKPYSANGLARVVRELGLRLATE; translated from the coding sequence ATGACCCTGAAGCCCGGCGCAGTGGCCCTCGTGGCCGAGGACGAGCCGCTGGTGCGAATGGAGGCCGCCGACGTGTTCGGGGATGCTGGGTTCGACGTGCTCGAAGCCAGCACGACCCCGGCGGCGCTCGCCTATCTCGAGATGCACCCGGAGATCACGCTGCTATTCACCGACGTGGTGATGCCGGGCCCGATCGATGGGCTGGCGCTGGCTCACGAGGTTGGGCGGCGGTGGCCCGGGGTAAAGATCATCATCGCTTCGGGTCGGATCACACCCGATCCCGCGCAACTGCCGGACGGAGCGCGTTTCCTGGAGAAGCCGTACTCTGCCAACGGCCTTGCTCGGGTAGTCCGCGAGTTGGGTCTGCGTTTGGCAACCGAATGA
- a CDS encoding PAS domain S-box protein: protein MISDLFPSALVRDAARLGSLAGLNLLDTPPETEFEDIVHLASTVCETPVALVSLVAGDRQWFKARVGFPPCETALNASVCAYTLAEPDLLTIPDLTADPRTRDNPLVTGEPFIRFYAGTPLRAPDGQVLGSLCVIDHMPRPKGLSSRQADGLRRLARQVTTVLRERQLNVEMRAARDALRVSEERLALAFAAAGSLGWWDWDIPADCVYAGERFADMYGIDPALAAQGAPLTAFVEGIHPDDRSWVGERIQQVVATAGEFSEEYRLRHADGSVTWVLARGRCFHDGDDKPLRFPGVVVDITARKAADAARFAGEARLKSIMETVPVGILLAEAPSGRILMGNRRLAEILGHTTLYASSSNAYGEFVAYHDDGRLVEAQEYPLAQICGGQCKRAAIEVLYQRPDGERRWIAISGEAIEDEQGGTVGAVVAVSDIGDRKAAEAQQDILNRELSHRLKNTLTLVQSIASQTLRNAPGLDAARDALAARLIVLGKAHDILLAGQTDSASVDRVVQEALSLHDDTGRRFRVCGPSLFVGPSAALSLGLMLHELATNAVKYGALSVPTGCVTVDWTVDGTGAAAEFRLDWREQGGPPVTPPTRRGFGSRLIQRGLAGGDVALHYAVEGVQCTLSAPLAGLRVDV from the coding sequence ATGATATCTGACCTGTTCCCGTCCGCCCTCGTGCGAGACGCCGCCCGCCTCGGTTCGCTCGCAGGCCTCAACCTGCTCGACACGCCGCCCGAAACGGAGTTCGAGGATATCGTGCATCTGGCCTCGACCGTGTGCGAGACGCCGGTGGCGCTGGTCAGCCTCGTGGCGGGAGATCGCCAGTGGTTCAAGGCTCGGGTCGGCTTTCCGCCCTGCGAGACCGCCCTCAACGCCTCGGTCTGCGCCTACACGCTGGCTGAGCCGGACCTGCTCACGATCCCCGACCTGACGGCGGATCCGCGCACGCGCGACAACCCGCTGGTCACGGGGGAGCCGTTCATCCGCTTCTATGCTGGTACCCCCTTGCGCGCACCCGACGGGCAAGTGCTCGGCAGCCTCTGCGTGATCGACCACATGCCGCGGCCGAAGGGCCTGTCGAGCCGGCAGGCCGACGGGCTGCGGCGGCTGGCCCGGCAGGTGACGACCGTGCTTCGTGAACGTCAGCTCAACGTGGAGATGCGGGCCGCCCGTGACGCTCTGCGGGTGTCCGAGGAGCGGCTGGCGTTGGCGTTCGCGGCGGCGGGCAGCCTCGGCTGGTGGGATTGGGACATCCCCGCCGACTGCGTCTATGCCGGGGAGCGGTTCGCCGACATGTACGGGATCGACCCTGCCCTCGCCGCGCAGGGTGCGCCGCTGACCGCCTTCGTCGAGGGCATCCACCCGGACGACCGCTCGTGGGTCGGCGAGCGCATCCAGCAGGTCGTCGCGACGGCAGGCGAGTTCAGCGAGGAGTATCGCCTGCGCCACGCCGATGGCAGTGTGACGTGGGTCCTCGCCAGGGGACGATGCTTCCACGATGGCGATGACAAACCGCTGCGCTTCCCCGGCGTCGTCGTCGATATCACCGCCCGCAAAGCCGCGGATGCCGCACGCTTCGCCGGCGAGGCGCGGCTGAAGTCGATCATGGAGACCGTGCCAGTCGGAATCCTGCTGGCCGAAGCCCCCTCCGGGCGCATTCTCATGGGAAACCGGCGGCTGGCCGAGATCCTCGGCCACACCACCCTCTACGCCTCGTCCAGCAACGCCTACGGTGAGTTCGTCGCCTACCACGATGATGGCAGGCTGGTGGAAGCGCAGGAGTACCCGCTGGCGCAGATCTGCGGAGGCCAGTGCAAGCGGGCCGCCATCGAGGTGCTGTACCAGCGTCCGGACGGCGAGCGGCGCTGGATCGCGATCTCCGGCGAGGCGATCGAGGACGAGCAGGGCGGGACGGTCGGCGCAGTCGTCGCCGTCAGCGACATCGGCGACCGAAAGGCAGCGGAAGCGCAGCAGGACATCCTCAACCGCGAGCTGTCGCACCGGCTGAAGAACACCCTGACGCTGGTCCAGTCGATCGCCTCGCAGACCCTGCGCAACGCCCCCGGCCTCGATGCAGCCCGCGATGCCCTCGCCGCGCGGCTGATCGTGCTCGGCAAGGCGCACGACATCCTGCTGGCTGGGCAGACCGACAGCGCCAGCGTCGACCGGGTGGTGCAGGAGGCGTTGAGCCTGCACGACGACACCGGCCGACGCTTCCGGGTCTGCGGCCCGAGCCTGTTCGTCGGTCCCTCGGCGGCGCTCTCGCTCGGGCTGATGCTGCACGAACTGGCGACCAACGCCGTGAAATACGGGGCGCTCTCAGTGCCGACCGGCTGCGTGACCGTCGACTGGACGGTGGACGGCACGGGCGCGGCAGCCGAGTTCCGGCTGGATTGGCGCGAGCAGGGCGGCCCGCCTGTGACGCCACCGACCCGCCGGGGGTTCGGCTCGCGGCTGATCCAGCGTGGCCTCGCCGGAGGAGACGTGGCCCTGCACTACGCCGTCGAGGGGGTGCAATGCACCTTGAGCGCCCCGCTCGCGGGATTGCGCGTCGACGTTTGA
- a CDS encoding PAS domain-containing protein, with the protein MPEREVSLLSREELEAEVRQLRERARSGSMDAARQNAVFESTLDFAIVVTDRQGTITGWNSGSEHVMGWTAEEMRGQDAARFFTPEDRANGRVTYEMETALKNGRAQDERWHLKQDEERFWASGEMMPLRDEDDRHIGFVKIMRDRTTEHLAGVALRAGEQRRQALLELSDQLAKYNHDTASLADVASGILGRALGVQLVGYGLVDREAETIDVERDWTSGGARSLAGTRRFRDFGSYIEDIKRGETVVVGDARTDPRTSAHAEALEGISARAFVNTPVVEHGHLVSLLFVCSATPRQWTNEELLFIREVAAWTRTATARKQAERTLQAREEELRLVADAQPVLIAFVDRSLTYRFVNAAGESWFGRAPDTVVGRNMHDLFGEGGVAKRRAGIQQALAGETVQMDLDWPWSDGGRRIAAIRYTPRRDASGSVDGFYVFAQDVTDLRDATALLAARADTLAHEVAERTVERDRMWETSPDLMLVIDFDGVFQRVNPAWTRLLGYAPDELIGHHVNEFVVPADHVGTTEAYTQAAAGGQPRVVNRYRHKDGSVRWISWSAAPAGQMTYATGRDITAEKEQAQALEATAEALRQSQKMEAVGQLTGGVAHDFNNLLTIIRSSVDFLRRPNLPEERRKRYMDAVSDTVERAAKLTGQLLAFARRQALKPEVVSVGDRLRGVADMLDTVTGARVRVVTELPEHPCFIEADVSQFETALVNMAVNARDAMEGEGTLTLRLTCGLPMPPIRGHGGGPGPFAKIELSDTGTGITEEDLTRIFEPFFTTKEVGKGTGLGLSQVFGFAKQSGGDVSVQSVVGEGHCLVTAQSAFGDVQA; encoded by the coding sequence GTGCCGGAACGTGAGGTGAGCCTCCTCTCGCGAGAGGAACTGGAAGCCGAGGTGCGGCAACTGCGCGAACGGGCTCGCAGCGGCAGCATGGATGCAGCTCGGCAGAACGCGGTGTTCGAGAGCACCTTGGATTTCGCGATTGTCGTCACGGACCGCCAAGGGACCATCACCGGCTGGAACAGCGGCTCCGAGCACGTCATGGGCTGGACCGCCGAGGAGATGCGTGGGCAGGACGCTGCGCGCTTCTTCACGCCCGAAGACCGTGCCAACGGCCGGGTCACCTACGAGATGGAAACCGCCCTCAAGAACGGGCGCGCCCAGGACGAACGCTGGCACCTCAAACAGGATGAGGAGCGGTTCTGGGCTTCCGGCGAGATGATGCCGCTGCGGGACGAGGACGACCGGCACATCGGCTTCGTCAAGATCATGCGCGACCGCACCACCGAACACCTGGCTGGTGTGGCCCTCCGCGCAGGCGAACAGCGTCGCCAGGCGCTGCTCGAGCTGAGCGACCAACTCGCCAAGTACAACCACGACACCGCCAGCCTCGCCGACGTGGCGAGCGGCATCCTCGGGCGGGCGCTCGGCGTTCAGCTCGTTGGCTACGGGTTGGTGGATCGCGAGGCCGAAACCATTGACGTCGAGCGTGATTGGACCAGCGGCGGTGCTCGCTCCCTCGCGGGCACACGCAGGTTCCGGGATTTCGGCTCCTATATTGAGGACATCAAGCGCGGCGAAACGGTTGTTGTCGGCGATGCCCGAACCGACCCGCGCACCAGCGCCCATGCCGAGGCGCTGGAAGGGATCAGCGCCCGGGCCTTCGTCAACACGCCGGTGGTCGAGCACGGCCACCTCGTGTCGCTGTTGTTCGTCTGTAGCGCCACACCGCGCCAGTGGACCAACGAAGAACTACTGTTCATCCGCGAGGTCGCTGCATGGACCCGCACGGCAACCGCTCGCAAGCAGGCCGAACGTACCCTGCAGGCTCGAGAGGAGGAGTTAAGGCTGGTCGCCGATGCCCAGCCAGTGCTGATCGCATTCGTCGATCGATCCCTGACATACAGGTTCGTCAATGCCGCGGGCGAGTCGTGGTTTGGGCGTGCCCCGGACACGGTGGTGGGCCGGAACATGCATGACCTTTTCGGCGAGGGCGGCGTGGCCAAGCGTCGAGCGGGGATCCAGCAGGCCCTGGCCGGTGAAACGGTGCAGATGGACCTGGACTGGCCATGGTCGGATGGGGGGCGACGCATCGCAGCCATCCGCTACACGCCCCGCCGCGACGCAAGCGGCAGCGTCGATGGGTTCTACGTGTTCGCGCAGGATGTGACCGACCTGCGCGATGCGACCGCCTTGCTGGCAGCCCGTGCCGATACGCTGGCGCACGAGGTGGCGGAGCGGACCGTCGAACGCGACCGGATGTGGGAGACCTCTCCGGACCTGATGCTGGTGATCGACTTCGACGGGGTGTTCCAGCGAGTCAATCCGGCGTGGACACGCCTGCTCGGCTACGCACCGGACGAGCTCATCGGCCACCACGTCAACGAGTTCGTTGTGCCGGCAGACCATGTCGGGACGACCGAAGCCTATACGCAGGCAGCCGCGGGCGGGCAGCCCCGAGTCGTGAACCGCTACCGCCACAAGGACGGCTCGGTGCGCTGGATATCCTGGTCGGCAGCCCCGGCGGGCCAGATGACCTACGCCACCGGCCGCGACATCACGGCGGAGAAGGAGCAGGCTCAGGCGCTGGAAGCGACCGCGGAGGCCCTGCGCCAGTCGCAGAAGATGGAAGCCGTGGGCCAGCTCACGGGAGGCGTCGCGCACGACTTCAACAACCTGCTGACCATCATCCGCTCGTCGGTGGACTTCCTGCGTCGGCCGAACCTCCCTGAGGAGCGGCGCAAGCGGTACATGGATGCGGTCTCCGACACGGTCGAGCGCGCCGCCAAGCTGACCGGACAGTTGCTGGCGTTCGCCCGCCGTCAGGCGCTCAAGCCGGAGGTGGTGAGCGTCGGAGATCGCCTGCGTGGTGTTGCCGACATGCTCGACACCGTGACCGGTGCCCGCGTGCGGGTGGTGACCGAACTGCCAGAACACCCCTGCTTCATCGAAGCCGACGTGAGCCAGTTCGAGACCGCGCTGGTCAACATGGCGGTCAACGCCCGCGATGCCATGGAGGGCGAGGGCACGCTGACCCTGCGGCTGACATGCGGCCTGCCGATGCCGCCGATCCGCGGCCACGGGGGTGGTCCAGGCCCATTCGCCAAGATCGAGTTGAGCGACACCGGCACTGGGATCACCGAGGAGGACCTGACCAGGATCTTCGAGCCATTCTTCACGACCAAGGAGGTGGGCAAGGGTACGGGTCTTGGGCTCTCGCAGGTGTTCGGGTTCGCCAAGCAGTCGGGCGGCGACGTGAGCGTCCAGAGCGTGGTCGGCGAAGGCCACTGTCTGGTGACAGCGCAGAGTGCCTTTGGCGACGTCCAAGCGTAG
- a CDS encoding SDR family oxidoreductase, whose translation MSDTCIALVAGANGIIGKALKETLAAAPGWQARALSQRPHGSPGAVAVDLTDAAATRAALAETRDVTHLFYAALAPQPDLAEEDKVNGAMLRHLLDGLEAAGAPLERVVLYQGAKVYGVHLGPVPSPFYEDENPRHIGPNFYFTQEDELRARAARGGADFAILRPDVVVGDAAGNAMNIAMVIGAYAALCRAEGAAFRFPGPAHVYDGVFAQVTEAGALARASLWAATAEAARGEAFNYVHEPFRWRRVWEKLTAVLDLPPGPPLPLRLASHMADKASAWERLVAEQGLIDTPYERAVGWAFGDFVFHSDFDLVSDMGKIRRSGFTETVDSVEALITAIRRLQEAKVLPR comes from the coding sequence ATGTCGGACACCTGTATTGCCCTGGTCGCCGGCGCCAACGGCATCATCGGCAAGGCGCTGAAGGAAACGCTCGCCGCAGCGCCCGGCTGGCAAGCCCGTGCCTTGTCCCAGCGCCCGCACGGGTCGCCTGGGGCGGTGGCAGTCGACCTCACCGACGCGGCCGCGACTCGCGCCGCCCTCGCTGAGACCCGCGACGTCACGCATCTGTTCTATGCCGCCCTCGCGCCGCAGCCGGACCTCGCCGAGGAGGACAAGGTGAACGGCGCGATGCTCCGCCACCTCCTCGACGGGTTGGAGGCCGCCGGCGCGCCGCTCGAGCGGGTCGTGCTGTACCAGGGGGCGAAGGTCTACGGCGTCCATCTTGGGCCGGTGCCGTCGCCGTTCTATGAGGACGAGAACCCGCGCCACATCGGGCCGAACTTCTACTTCACGCAGGAGGACGAGCTGCGCGCCCGCGCCGCCCGCGGTGGTGCGGACTTCGCGATCCTGCGGCCGGACGTGGTGGTGGGGGACGCGGCGGGCAACGCCATGAACATCGCCATGGTGATCGGCGCCTATGCGGCTCTATGCCGGGCTGAGGGCGCGGCCTTCCGCTTCCCCGGGCCAGCCCACGTCTATGACGGGGTCTTCGCCCAGGTGACCGAGGCCGGGGCGCTGGCCCGGGCAAGCCTGTGGGCCGCCACCGCCGAGGCAGCGCGGGGGGAGGCGTTCAACTACGTCCACGAGCCGTTCCGCTGGCGCCGCGTCTGGGAGAAGCTCACCGCCGTCCTGGATCTGCCGCCCGGCCCGCCCCTGCCGCTGCGCCTCGCGAGCCACATGGCCGACAAGGCATCGGCCTGGGAGCGCCTCGTCGCCGAGCAGGGGCTCATCGATACACCGTACGAGCGCGCCGTCGGCTGGGCCTTCGGCGATTTCGTGTTCCACAGCGACTTCGATCTCGTCTCCGATATGGGCAAGATCCGCCGCAGCGGCTTCACGGAAACCGTCGACAGCGTCGAGGCGCTGATCACGGCGATCCGGCGCCTGCAGGAGGCGAAGGTGTTGCCACGGTGA
- a CDS encoding MmcQ/YjbR family DNA-binding protein, with the protein MRRRDRPRREAPPRKPSVWFEIARRAAGTLLGVTEHASAAGPVFRIGRRRLAWLAEDGVSLVVPIEEDERDMLVAAEPRTFSVEPAAGGRPLVRIHLAYADPGTVARLLAQAALTLTGATPTPRANSAT; encoded by the coding sequence ATGAGGAGACGCGACCGCCCGCGCCGTGAAGCGCCACCCCGCAAACCCTCTGTCTGGTTCGAGATTGCCCGCCGGGCAGCCGGCACTCTGCTGGGCGTCACCGAGCATGCGAGTGCCGCCGGGCCGGTCTTCCGGATTGGCCGGCGGCGGCTTGCCTGGCTGGCGGAGGATGGGGTGTCGCTGGTGGTGCCGATCGAGGAGGACGAGCGGGACATGCTGGTCGCGGCCGAACCCCGGACTTTCTCGGTGGAGCCAGCCGCGGGCGGGCGCCCGCTTGTGCGCATCCACCTCGCCTACGCCGATCCCGGCACCGTGGCGCGCCTCCTCGCGCAGGCCGCCCTCACTCTCACCGGAGCGACCCCGACACCAAGAGCGAACAGCGCGACGTGA
- a CDS encoding Hint domain-containing protein: protein MTGTLIATTTGDVPVEILAVGDCVITASGKAREIVWIGRRHLDLIRHPRAEAVRPVRILANAFGDGLPRRDLFLSPDHAVCVSKPAEVLIPVKHLVNDATIAYVDRDEVTYWHVELESHDILISEGLPTESFLDTGVRAGFENGAEHMMLHPDFTPLTLDDFCRPLVQAGPIVDAVRIRLLAQAKALGWSLTDEDDLHVVADGVAIRPERDGALAWFSLPADAREVRLVSRTFVPERVRVGAGDGRRLGVPVRSVVVRGRSAKGRYSVTRALPVGTTALRASGFSHLQLGPAGACRWTTGAAVIPATLWAGCDGIFDLMVETAPDLGRVEAWVAPAEQVARPANWAA from the coding sequence GTGACTGGCACATTAATCGCCACGACGACGGGCGACGTCCCGGTCGAGATCCTTGCGGTCGGCGACTGCGTAATCACTGCCTCGGGTAAGGCCCGCGAGATCGTCTGGATCGGGCGGCGCCATCTCGACCTCATCCGTCATCCGCGCGCTGAAGCCGTGCGCCCGGTCCGCATCCTTGCCAACGCGTTCGGTGATGGGCTGCCGCGGCGCGACCTCTTCCTCTCGCCGGACCACGCAGTCTGTGTCAGCAAGCCTGCCGAGGTGCTGATCCCCGTCAAGCATCTCGTCAACGACGCCACAATCGCCTACGTCGACCGAGACGAGGTCACCTACTGGCACGTCGAGCTGGAGAGCCACGACATCCTCATCTCCGAGGGGCTGCCGACGGAAAGCTTCCTCGACACCGGCGTGCGCGCCGGCTTCGAGAACGGGGCAGAGCACATGATGCTGCACCCGGACTTCACGCCCCTGACGCTCGACGATTTTTGCAGACCCCTGGTGCAGGCGGGGCCAATCGTGGATGCAGTGCGCATACGTCTCCTCGCCCAGGCTAAGGCGCTCGGCTGGAGCCTGACGGACGAGGACGACTTGCATGTCGTGGCCGACGGCGTGGCGATCCGCCCCGAGCGGGATGGGGCGTTGGCCTGGTTCAGCCTTCCGGCCGATGCGCGCGAGGTAAGGCTCGTGTCGCGCACCTTCGTGCCGGAGCGGGTGCGGGTGGGCGCTGGCGACGGTCGGCGTCTCGGCGTGCCCGTGCGCAGCGTCGTCGTGCGGGGACGGTCGGCGAAGGGCCGCTACAGCGTCACCCGCGCTCTTCCGGTCGGGACCACGGCGCTGCGCGCATCTGGGTTCTCGCACTTGCAACTCGGCCCGGCCGGCGCGTGCCGCTGGACCACCGGTGCCGCGGTGATCCCGGCAACACTGTGGGCCGGCTGCGACGGTATCTTTGACCTCATGGTCGAGACTGCTCCCGACCTCGGCCGCGTGGAGGCGTGGGTTGCGCCGGCTGAACAAGTCGCCCGTCCGGCGAATTGGGCGGCGTAG